The following coding sequences are from one Thermostaphylospora chromogena window:
- the eccD gene encoding type VII secretion integral membrane protein EccD, which translates to MTVNSLVHAPIQQGALPQVAAPMPPMCRVTIVAPRKKVDLAVPTDIPLPHVMPALLRAVGEAGGEFATGPGWVLQRLGGPPLDLGLSLGALGILDGEILYLRPREMAMPPALYDDVADLVATGVKEAGGTWSGQHTRNLGTGTAAVLLVLGAVILALSGVPQPLPTVIGGVLAVLLVIAGTALSRAVGDSAAGALVGYTALPYAFVAGFFAVGIGSGLVVLGAPAILAGLACTALVATLGGALIADGVPGFLGTAVASVAGAIASAAVMVFDVPAAGAAALTVTILLSLSPLVPTLSFRMARVPLPPLPTNAEELRADTQRLDTESVLERTAQARRFATGLVIGVALVALGAEVLLAAADGWVPTTMAIVLGAALIMRARVFQGVGQRLWLILTGMTGLVLVALNGNLGAGTVAVVAMAIGLLWAAMILIGLGLWLPNGRPSPFWGRAGDILDLLLIVALTPLALGVLDLYAWVRGLAG; encoded by the coding sequence ATGACTGTGAACTCGCTCGTGCACGCACCCATACAGCAGGGGGCGCTGCCGCAGGTGGCAGCCCCGATGCCGCCCATGTGCCGCGTCACGATCGTCGCGCCCCGCAAGAAGGTGGATCTCGCTGTGCCGACGGACATCCCGCTGCCGCACGTCATGCCCGCCCTGCTGCGGGCGGTCGGCGAGGCGGGAGGCGAGTTCGCGACCGGCCCCGGGTGGGTGCTCCAACGGCTCGGCGGGCCACCGCTGGACCTGGGGCTGAGCCTGGGGGCGCTGGGCATCCTCGACGGAGAGATCCTCTACCTGCGCCCGCGGGAGATGGCGATGCCCCCGGCGCTCTACGACGACGTGGCCGACCTGGTGGCCACCGGCGTGAAAGAGGCGGGCGGCACGTGGAGCGGTCAGCACACCCGCAACCTCGGCACGGGCACCGCCGCGGTGCTGCTCGTGCTCGGCGCCGTGATCCTGGCGCTGTCCGGTGTCCCCCAGCCGCTGCCCACGGTGATCGGTGGAGTCCTCGCCGTGCTGCTGGTCATCGCGGGGACGGCGCTGTCCCGGGCCGTCGGCGACTCCGCCGCCGGCGCGCTGGTCGGCTACACGGCGCTGCCGTACGCGTTCGTCGCCGGATTCTTCGCGGTCGGGATCGGCAGCGGGCTGGTGGTGCTCGGCGCGCCCGCGATACTGGCCGGGCTCGCGTGCACCGCGCTCGTGGCGACCCTCGGAGGCGCCCTCATCGCCGACGGGGTGCCCGGTTTCCTCGGCACGGCCGTCGCCTCGGTGGCCGGAGCCATCGCCTCCGCCGCCGTCATGGTCTTCGACGTCCCCGCCGCCGGAGCGGCGGCGCTCACCGTGACGATCCTGCTGTCGCTGAGCCCGCTCGTCCCGACCCTGTCGTTCCGCATGGCCCGCGTCCCGCTGCCGCCGCTGCCGACCAACGCCGAGGAGCTGCGCGCCGACACCCAGCGGCTCGACACCGAATCGGTGCTGGAGCGGACGGCCCAGGCCCGCCGCTTCGCCACCGGTCTCGTCATCGGCGTCGCCCTGGTGGCCCTCGGGGCCGAGGTGCTGCTCGCCGCCGCGGACGGCTGGGTGCCCACCACGATGGCGATCGTCCTGGGAGCCGCGCTCATCATGCGCGCGCGGGTGTTCCAGGGGGTGGGGCAGCGGCTGTGGCTCATCCTCACCGGCATGACCGGCCTGGTCCTGGTCGCGCTCAACGGCAACCTCGGCGCCGGCACGGTCGCGGTCGTGGCGATGGCGATCGGCCTGCTGTGGGCGGCGATGATCCTGATCGGGCTGGGGCTGTGGCTGCCCAACGGGCGGCCCTCGCCGTTCTGGGGCCGCGCCGGGGACATCCTCGACCTGCTGCTGATCGTCGCCCTCACGCCGCTCGCCCTCGGCGTGCTGGACCTGTACGCCTGGGTCCGCGGCCTGGCCGGGTGA
- the eccCa gene encoding type VII secretion protein EccCa, translating into MSIVIVRRPERRPAPKPPRGEILLESPPEIPEVQPQGFMNVLTYLPMVAGGAAMALMFTTYGNSNPIMYVASGLFAFSMLGMTVGQLGRTTGERKNRLNGLRRDYFRYLSQVRKKVRKASRQQREALEWGNPPPDSLWWIAMGPRLWERRPRDDDFPTVRLGTGVQKLAIQLIPPDSKPVEDLDALSAGALRRFVRAHSTVSGLPVAVALHSFARIRISGDPQAVRDMVRAMIAQLAVFHSPDDVRIMVCAGKEWMPQWDWIKWLPHAQHPEETDAAGPVRLMSDNLAHLDRLLSDELKERARFKPGASADALPYHVLIVDGGHVPHESQLGTDAIEGVTVIDLSDATGPVPDAITLRLDVQPDGFHMVKIDYAGKRTLTRLGDPDRLDYLRAEGLARQLAPLRTSIASGGEAAQDALSVNTTLTDLLGVGDPLRLDPAITWQPRAGRNRLRVPIGLGADGRVVELDIKESAQGGMGPHGLVIGATGSGKSELLRTLVLGLAITHSPEILNFVLVDFKGGATFLGLEKLNHVSAIITNLEDELPLVDRMHDALHGEMIRRQELLRAAGNFASLRDYERAREQGADLRPLPTLFVVLDEFSELLSAKPEFIDLFVMIGRLGRSLGVHLLLASQRLEEGRLRGLDTHLSYRIGLRTFSAMESRVVLGVPDAYELPSAPGNGYLKFDTTGMTRFKAAYVSGPYQPDPLQATSQRGKRTVREVVDYVPDLVPVLEVEEPAPQADDPESTKEVALPEDKGGTPPSLLDIVVSRLAGKGPAAHQIWLPPLDAPPTLAHLLPPLSITPEYGLTTAGWAGRGSLHGVIGIIDRPFDQRRDPFWVDLSGSGGNFAIVGGTQSGKSTLLRTLISSMALLHTPREVQFYCLDFGGGSLASLEGLPHVGSVANRLDGERVRRTVAEISGILAARERDFAEHGIDSMATYRRRRAAGEIEGDGWGDIFLVVDGWLTVRQEFDALEPVITDIANRGLGYGIHVVASTNKWSEFRPSIRDLFGTKAELKLGDAYESEVNRKLALAVPEGVPGRGLTKDGYHFLSALPRIDRVQSSEDLQTGVRAMVDAIREAWQGPPAPPVRLLPAVLPADSLPRVEETGPSRIPIGIDEAALAPVMLDFDADPHFVVLGDTESGKSNLLRLISEGLVARRQPHEAMMIVLDYRRSLLDSAATEHRIGYAASSTAAQGLITDVRKALLKRLPPADLTPEQLRTRSWWQGPDVYVVVDDYDLVATSSNPLAPLAELLPQARDIGLHLVLARQMGGAGRAMYDPILQRLKDMATPAVLLSGSKDEGFLFGNVRPQPQPPGRGFHVDRKFGSRLIQTALLPSGEEG; encoded by the coding sequence GTGAGCATCGTTATCGTCCGTCGCCCGGAGCGCCGTCCCGCCCCGAAACCTCCCCGAGGGGAGATCCTGCTGGAGTCTCCGCCGGAGATCCCCGAGGTGCAGCCGCAGGGCTTCATGAACGTGCTCACCTATCTGCCGATGGTGGCCGGTGGCGCGGCGATGGCGCTGATGTTCACCACCTACGGCAACAGCAACCCCATCATGTACGTGGCCAGCGGCCTGTTCGCCTTCTCGATGCTCGGCATGACGGTGGGGCAGCTCGGCCGTACCACCGGTGAGCGCAAGAACCGCCTCAACGGCCTGCGCCGCGACTACTTCCGTTACCTGTCGCAGGTGCGCAAGAAAGTACGGAAGGCGAGCCGGCAGCAGCGCGAGGCGCTGGAGTGGGGCAACCCGCCGCCCGACTCGCTGTGGTGGATCGCGATGGGGCCCCGGCTGTGGGAGCGCCGCCCGCGCGACGACGACTTCCCCACGGTCCGGCTGGGCACCGGCGTGCAGAAGCTGGCCATCCAGCTCATCCCGCCGGACTCCAAGCCGGTCGAGGACCTGGACGCGCTGTCCGCGGGGGCGCTGCGCAGGTTCGTCCGCGCGCACTCCACGGTCTCCGGGCTGCCGGTGGCCGTGGCCCTGCACTCCTTCGCCCGCATCCGCATCAGCGGCGACCCGCAGGCCGTGCGGGACATGGTCCGGGCGATGATCGCCCAGCTCGCCGTCTTCCACTCCCCCGACGACGTGCGGATCATGGTGTGCGCGGGCAAGGAGTGGATGCCCCAGTGGGACTGGATCAAGTGGCTGCCGCACGCGCAGCACCCGGAGGAGACCGACGCCGCCGGCCCGGTCAGGCTGATGTCCGACAACCTCGCCCACCTGGACCGGCTGCTCAGCGACGAGCTGAAGGAACGGGCCCGCTTCAAGCCCGGCGCCTCGGCGGACGCCCTGCCGTACCACGTGCTGATCGTGGACGGCGGGCACGTTCCGCATGAGAGCCAGCTCGGCACCGACGCCATCGAAGGGGTCACCGTCATCGACCTGTCGGATGCGACGGGTCCGGTGCCCGACGCCATCACGCTGCGGCTGGACGTCCAGCCGGACGGCTTCCACATGGTGAAGATCGACTACGCGGGTAAGCGGACGCTGACCCGCCTGGGCGATCCCGACCGACTGGACTACCTGCGCGCCGAAGGGCTGGCCCGCCAGCTCGCTCCCCTGCGCACGTCCATAGCCAGCGGCGGGGAGGCGGCGCAGGACGCGCTCAGCGTCAACACCACGCTGACCGACCTGCTCGGCGTCGGCGACCCGCTCCGGCTGGATCCCGCGATCACCTGGCAGCCGCGCGCGGGCCGCAACCGGCTGCGGGTGCCGATCGGGCTGGGCGCGGACGGGCGCGTGGTCGAACTGGACATCAAGGAGTCGGCGCAGGGCGGCATGGGCCCGCACGGCCTGGTGATCGGGGCCACCGGTTCCGGTAAGAGCGAGCTGCTGCGCACGCTCGTGCTGGGTCTGGCGATCACCCACTCCCCGGAGATCCTCAACTTCGTCCTCGTCGACTTCAAGGGAGGCGCGACCTTCCTCGGCCTGGAGAAGCTCAACCACGTATCGGCGATCATCACCAACCTGGAGGATGAGCTGCCGCTGGTGGACCGCATGCACGACGCCCTGCACGGCGAGATGATCCGCCGCCAGGAGCTGCTGCGCGCGGCCGGCAACTTCGCCTCCCTGCGCGACTACGAGCGCGCCCGGGAGCAGGGCGCCGACCTGCGCCCGCTGCCCACGCTGTTCGTCGTGCTGGACGAGTTCAGCGAGCTGCTGAGCGCCAAACCGGAGTTCATCGACCTGTTCGTGATGATCGGACGGCTGGGCCGATCGCTCGGCGTCCACCTGCTGCTGGCCTCCCAGCGCCTGGAGGAGGGCCGGCTGCGCGGCCTGGACACCCACCTGTCGTACCGGATCGGTCTGCGTACGTTCTCGGCGATGGAGAGCCGGGTGGTGCTGGGTGTGCCGGACGCCTACGAGCTGCCCTCCGCGCCGGGCAACGGCTACCTGAAGTTCGACACGACCGGGATGACCCGGTTCAAGGCCGCCTACGTCTCCGGCCCCTACCAGCCCGACCCGCTGCAGGCGACCTCCCAGCGCGGCAAGCGCACCGTGCGCGAGGTGGTGGACTACGTCCCCGACCTGGTGCCGGTACTGGAGGTCGAAGAGCCCGCTCCGCAGGCGGACGACCCGGAGAGCACCAAAGAGGTGGCCCTGCCGGAGGACAAGGGCGGCACCCCGCCCTCCCTGCTCGACATCGTGGTGTCCCGCCTGGCGGGCAAGGGACCGGCGGCGCACCAGATCTGGCTGCCGCCGCTGGACGCCCCGCCCACCCTGGCCCACCTGCTGCCGCCGCTGTCGATCACGCCCGAGTACGGCCTGACGACCGCGGGCTGGGCCGGCCGGGGCAGCCTGCACGGCGTGATCGGCATCATCGACCGGCCGTTCGACCAGCGCCGCGACCCGTTCTGGGTGGACCTGTCCGGCAGCGGCGGCAACTTCGCCATCGTCGGCGGCACCCAGAGCGGCAAGAGCACCCTGCTGCGTACGCTGATTTCGAGCATGGCGCTCCTGCACACCCCGCGCGAGGTGCAGTTCTACTGCCTGGACTTCGGCGGTGGCTCGCTGGCGTCGCTGGAGGGGCTGCCGCACGTGGGCAGCGTCGCCAACCGTCTGGACGGTGAACGGGTGCGGCGCACGGTCGCCGAGATCTCCGGCATCCTCGCCGCCCGCGAACGCGACTTCGCCGAGCACGGGATCGACTCCATGGCCACCTACCGGCGGCGCCGGGCCGCGGGTGAGATCGAAGGCGACGGCTGGGGCGACATCTTCCTGGTCGTGGACGGCTGGCTGACCGTCCGGCAGGAATTCGACGCGCTGGAGCCGGTCATCACCGACATCGCCAACCGGGGTCTCGGCTACGGCATCCACGTGGTGGCCTCCACGAACAAGTGGTCGGAGTTCCGGCCGAGCATCCGCGACCTGTTCGGCACCAAGGCGGAGCTCAAGCTCGGCGACGCCTACGAGTCGGAGGTCAACCGGAAGCTGGCCCTGGCCGTGCCCGAGGGTGTTCCGGGACGCGGCCTCACCAAGGACGGCTACCACTTCCTGTCCGCGCTTCCCCGCATCGACCGCGTGCAGAGCTCCGAAGACCTGCAGACGGGCGTGCGGGCGATGGTGGATGCGATCAGGGAGGCGTGGCAGGGGCCGCCCGCGCCGCCGGTGCGGCTGCTGCCGGCGGTGCTGCCGGCCGACTCGCTGCCGCGGGTGGAGGAGACCGGCCCGAGCCGGATCCCGATCGGCATCGACGAGGCGGCGCTGGCGCCGGTGATGCTCGACTTCGACGCCGACCCGCACTTCGTGGTGCTGGGCGACACCGAGAGCGGCAAGTCCAACCTGCTGCGGCTCATCAGCGAGGGATTGGTCGCCAGGCGGCAGCCGCACGAGGCGATGATGATCGTCCTGGACTACCGCCGGTCGCTGCTGGACTCCGCCGCCACCGAGCACCGCATCGGTTACGCGGCCTCCAGCACCGCCGCCCAGGGGCTGATCACGGACGTGCGCAAGGCGCTGCTCAAGCGGCTGCCTCCGGCGGATCTGACCCCCGAGCAGCTCCGGACGCGAAGCTGGTGGCAGGGACCGGACGTGTACGTGGTCGTCGACGACTACGATCTCGTCGCCACCTCCAGCAACCCGCTCGCGCCGCTGGCGGAGCTGCTGCCGCAGGCCCGTGACATCGGCCTCCATCTCGTGCTGGCCCGTCAGATGGGTGGCGCGGGACGGGCGATGTACGACCCGATCCTGCAGCGGCTGAAGGACATGGCCACGCCCGCGGTGCTGCTGTCGGGCAGCAAGGACGAGGGCTTCCTGTTCGGCAACGTGCGTCCGCAGCCGCAGCCGCCCGGCCGGGGCTTCCACGTCGACCGTAAGTTCGGCTCGCGTCTCATCCAGACCGCCCTCCTCCCCAGCGGAGAGGAGGGGTGA
- a CDS encoding transglycosylase SLT domain-containing protein, with the protein MNIESLEGWQSLLDKRDKVDGDPEKIRSIAAAWRTASDLTDYTDDVAAAVRDVDNAWHGQSADAFVSYMGRFSTAGQGLSAALSTCASNLSDVAQALEDAKSSIDTIISNTRTAASEYATNHPDATDEQLRSHFTSLLTTANNDAQEHLDNAKTAVSDATTAITGSIDGDYTTQTGSFSTIPDPASQEFTPRKGIPFDWKPTPGYQPPTDPAGYTPTGYNPNGYTPTTSYAAYTGEGGVLTGYGPSGPPPPGGGPAPTGQVREWIEQAVAILRRHGYPMEKMNINDIWLIIRHESGGNPHAINNWDSNAARGTPSKGLMQTIDPTFNRWALPGHRDIWNPVDNIIAGVRYAIERYGSVSNVPGVIGVKNGTGYRGY; encoded by the coding sequence ATGAACATCGAGAGTTTGGAAGGGTGGCAGTCCCTGCTGGACAAGCGGGACAAGGTGGACGGCGATCCGGAGAAGATCCGCTCGATCGCCGCAGCCTGGCGCACGGCCTCGGACCTGACCGACTACACCGACGACGTCGCCGCCGCCGTGCGCGATGTGGACAACGCCTGGCACGGCCAATCCGCCGACGCCTTCGTCTCCTACATGGGCAGGTTCTCCACCGCCGGCCAAGGACTGTCCGCCGCCCTGAGCACCTGCGCCTCCAACCTCAGCGACGTCGCCCAGGCCCTGGAAGACGCCAAAAGCAGCATCGACACCATCATCTCCAACACCCGCACCGCCGCATCCGAATACGCCACCAACCACCCCGACGCCACCGACGAGCAACTGCGCTCCCACTTCACCAGCCTGCTCACCACCGCCAACAACGACGCCCAAGAACACCTCGACAACGCCAAGACCGCCGTCAGCGACGCCACCACCGCCATCACCGGATCCATCGACGGCGACTACACCACCCAGACCGGCTCCTTCAGCACCATCCCCGACCCCGCCAGCCAGGAGTTCACCCCCCGAAAAGGCATCCCCTTCGACTGGAAACCCACCCCCGGCTACCAACCCCCCACCGACCCGGCCGGCTACACCCCCACCGGCTACAACCCCAACGGCTACACCCCCACCACCTCCTACGCCGCCTACACCGGCGAAGGCGGTGTGCTCACCGGTTACGGGCCGAGCGGCCCGCCCCCGCCCGGTGGCGGACCCGCGCCCACGGGACAGGTGCGGGAGTGGATCGAGCAGGCGGTGGCGATCCTGCGCCGGCACGGGTACCCGATGGAGAAGATGAACATCAACGACATCTGGCTGATCATCAGGCACGAGTCGGGCGGCAACCCGCACGCGATCAACAACTGGGACTCCAACGCGGCGCGGGGCACCCCGTCCAAGGGTCTGATGCAGACCATCGACCCGACCTTCAACCGCTGGGCGCTGCCGGGGCACCGCGACATCTGGAATCCGGTGGACAACATCATCGCCGGCGTGCGGTACGCCATCGAGCGTTACGGCTCGGTGTCGAACGTGCCGGGCGTGATCGGGGTGAAGAACGGCACCGGTTACCGCGGCTACTGA
- a CDS encoding protein kinase domain-containing protein yields MGRLGEGPRGAVYLGRASNDAPICVIKLLPPVAADQAEKVAETLSRARRVSSSYVARVLDAGMHGDRPYIVREHVEGRPLAEVVASDGPLAADTLERVAVGVLTGLTAIHLAGLTHRGLTPHNVIIGSDGPRITDMDLGDAAGEVGYRAPEQIEGLQHGPSADMFAWAAVVVFAGTGSAPFGHEGAAVLKGKPDVGELEQPLRRVVLAALSKNAAQRPTAQTALLQILGDKNVDKLVASGPPQGNGVPFPGPGVPPQGPAGPLHGGVPGQPPRQHEGAPIEGVPLPPGPPLPPGPPPPGAPQGWGPPGAGAPGPEPAWQAPPIPGQQPQSQQVWNVPLQGRKEQAPRKPFPIGLVAAVAGVVVLSGVGLWGAGRYAEVQTKPIANIAAEQQTVERRGTSESEDLPVIGGGVESPTPQAEVTVPWALKPGEGDSDVQPLELPSEWPSDRPTVPELTMVPTPVPSPPQPNPITAQPTQDGVPTQRSQPTVTVTTNPTPSAVPTPSQTVVEPTPSGNPSEQPSTPVPTVTVTVSQAPTPTVTQDPTTTPAPSQEPTPAPTDTPAPTDTPTAEPTPTAEPTQKPTTEAPRPTPSKKPTTQAPRPRPTKSTVAPAPTLEPSEEPTPERQPTMTPQAACGGGFTMQRSLTYATGTTHELYNSATGETCVVTIKRVDVGKMTPVQATLEVEGGQSRTAGGGAVPEYAVVKLPSKGKCVRFSGSVNGIGSDSGWSVGCG; encoded by the coding sequence GTGGGCCGGCTCGGGGAAGGGCCGCGGGGCGCTGTCTACCTTGGTCGAGCCTCCAACGACGCGCCGATCTGCGTGATCAAGCTGTTGCCACCCGTCGCCGCCGACCAGGCCGAGAAGGTGGCCGAGACGCTGTCACGCGCCCGACGGGTCTCCAGCTCCTACGTCGCCCGCGTGCTGGATGCGGGCATGCACGGCGACCGCCCGTACATCGTCCGCGAGCACGTCGAAGGGCGGCCCCTCGCCGAGGTCGTGGCGTCCGACGGCCCGCTGGCCGCGGACACGCTGGAACGGGTCGCGGTGGGGGTGCTCACCGGGCTGACCGCGATCCACCTGGCGGGACTGACCCACCGCGGCCTCACCCCGCACAACGTGATCATCGGTTCCGACGGCCCGCGCATAACCGACATGGACCTCGGCGATGCCGCGGGCGAGGTGGGCTACCGCGCACCGGAGCAGATCGAAGGACTGCAGCACGGCCCGAGCGCCGACATGTTCGCGTGGGCGGCGGTCGTCGTCTTCGCCGGCACCGGCAGCGCGCCCTTCGGTCACGAGGGCGCCGCCGTGCTGAAAGGCAAGCCCGACGTCGGCGAACTGGAGCAGCCGCTGCGCCGGGTCGTGCTCGCCGCGCTGTCGAAGAACGCCGCTCAGCGGCCCACCGCGCAGACCGCGCTGCTGCAGATCCTCGGTGACAAGAACGTCGACAAGCTCGTCGCGAGCGGTCCGCCGCAGGGTAACGGCGTGCCGTTCCCGGGTCCGGGCGTGCCGCCGCAGGGTCCCGCCGGTCCGCTCCACGGAGGCGTTCCCGGGCAGCCGCCCCGGCAGCACGAGGGAGCGCCGATCGAGGGCGTGCCGCTGCCGCCCGGTCCGCCGCTGCCGCCCGGTCCCCCTCCGCCCGGTGCGCCGCAGGGATGGGGACCGCCCGGAGCCGGCGCTCCCGGACCTGAACCGGCGTGGCAGGCCCCGCCCATACCCGGGCAGCAGCCGCAATCGCAGCAGGTCTGGAACGTCCCGCTCCAGGGTCGCAAGGAGCAGGCGCCGCGCAAGCCCTTCCCCATCGGGCTGGTCGCCGCGGTCGCCGGCGTCGTGGTGCTGTCCGGTGTGGGGCTGTGGGGTGCCGGACGCTACGCCGAGGTGCAGACGAAGCCGATCGCCAACATCGCGGCCGAGCAGCAGACGGTCGAGCGGCGGGGGACGAGCGAAAGCGAGGACCTCCCCGTGATCGGCGGCGGCGTCGAGTCCCCGACGCCGCAGGCGGAGGTCACCGTGCCCTGGGCGCTGAAGCCGGGAGAGGGCGACTCGGACGTCCAGCCGCTCGAGCTGCCGTCCGAGTGGCCGTCCGACCGGCCGACGGTGCCCGAGCTGACCATGGTCCCCACGCCGGTTCCGTCGCCGCCCCAGCCGAACCCCATCACGGCGCAGCCGACGCAGGACGGGGTGCCGACGCAGCGGTCGCAGCCGACGGTGACGGTGACCACCAACCCCACCCCCTCGGCGGTGCCGACCCCGAGCCAGACCGTGGTCGAGCCCACCCCGAGCGGCAACCCCAGCGAGCAGCCCTCGACCCCGGTGCCGACGGTGACCGTCACCGTGAGCCAAGCGCCCACGCCCACCGTGACGCAGGACCCGACCACCACCCCGGCCCCGTCGCAGGAGCCGACGCCCGCGCCTACGGACACGCCCGCGCCTACGGACACGCCCACGGCGGAGCCCACTCCCACGGCGGAGCCCACGCAGAAGCCGACGACCGAGGCGCCCAGGCCGACACCGAGCAAGAAGCCGACGACTCAGGCGCCCAGGCCCAGGCCCACCAAGAGCACCGTGGCTCCCGCGCCGACCCTGGAGCCTTCCGAGGAGCCGACTCCGGAGCGGCAGCCGACGATGACGCCTCAGGCGGCGTGCGGCGGCGGCTTCACGATGCAGCGCTCCCTCACCTACGCCACCGGCACGACTCACGAGCTCTACAACAGCGCCACCGGTGAGACGTGTGTGGTGACCATCAAGCGGGTGGACGTCGGCAAGATGACGCCGGTCCAGGCCACGCTCGAGGTCGAAGGCGGCCAGAGCAGGACCGCCGGTGGTGGCGCCGTTCCCGAGTACGCCGTGGTGAAGCTGCCGAGCAAGGGCAAGTGCGTGCGCTTCTCCGGCTCGGTCAACGGGATCGGCTCCGACTCCGGCTGGTCGGTCGGCTGCGGCTGA
- a CDS encoding S8 family serine peptidase, which produces MIRRGVTAVALALLLAAVPGVAEASPSKCDPPRGSVTVGESWAQRRLDLKRAWTLSRGAGVTVAMVDSGVDLNHPQLEVAKFHDFTGTGYRDCLGHGTAVAGIIAGRYLKGVPYHGVAPDAQLIVLKQTNAESGGDVRVLARAIRRAADLKADVINVSVQAHDHPELRAAVQYARSRDAVIVAAAGNVEKEDGTPAPAYPAAYEGVLAVGSATPAGALAESSNATTPVALLGPGQQIVSTWTGKSYMSGLEGTSFAAPYVAGVAALVRARFPGLDEEAVRQRLVATADGTLGKGTGAGMVNPWQALTAILPNEEGNTPVIAPPPPSPLPADVVAKAPPVDRQAIDIASGVAVTAIFAAFLVLAARVLIPLGRRRGWRPGKSVVPVRRLDGEP; this is translated from the coding sequence ATGATCAGACGGGGTGTCACGGCTGTCGCGCTGGCGCTGCTTCTCGCGGCCGTTCCGGGGGTGGCGGAGGCCTCGCCGTCGAAATGCGATCCCCCGAGAGGGAGCGTCACGGTCGGCGAGTCGTGGGCGCAGCGCCGCCTGGACCTGAAGCGGGCGTGGACGCTGAGCCGCGGGGCGGGCGTCACCGTGGCCATGGTGGACAGCGGGGTCGATCTGAACCACCCGCAGCTGGAGGTGGCGAAGTTCCACGACTTCACCGGCACCGGATACCGGGACTGCCTGGGACACGGCACCGCCGTCGCCGGGATCATCGCCGGGCGGTATCTCAAAGGCGTCCCCTATCACGGTGTCGCCCCGGACGCGCAGTTGATCGTGTTGAAGCAGACCAACGCGGAGTCCGGCGGCGACGTGCGGGTTCTCGCCAGGGCGATCCGGCGCGCGGCCGACCTCAAGGCGGATGTGATCAACGTTTCGGTGCAGGCGCACGACCACCCCGAGCTGCGGGCGGCGGTGCAGTACGCGCGCTCGCGCGACGCCGTCATCGTGGCCGCGGCGGGCAACGTCGAGAAGGAGGACGGCACCCCGGCGCCCGCGTATCCCGCGGCCTACGAGGGGGTGCTGGCGGTGGGCTCGGCCACCCCGGCGGGTGCGCTGGCCGAGTCGTCCAACGCCACCACGCCCGTGGCTCTGCTCGGACCGGGACAGCAGATCGTGTCCACCTGGACCGGTAAGAGCTACATGAGCGGTCTGGAGGGGACGAGCTTCGCCGCGCCGTACGTGGCGGGGGTCGCCGCGCTGGTCCGGGCGCGGTTCCCCGGCCTCGACGAGGAGGCGGTGCGGCAGCGTCTGGTCGCCACCGCCGACGGCACGCTGGGCAAGGGCACCGGGGCGGGAATGGTCAACCCGTGGCAGGCCCTCACCGCGATCCTGCCCAACGAGGAGGGGAACACGCCGGTGATCGCGCCGCCGCCGCCGTCTCCGCTACCCGCCGACGTGGTGGCCAAGGCGCCGCCGGTGGACCGGCAGGCGATCGACATCGCTTCCGGGGTGGCGGTGACCGCGATCTTCGCGGCTTTCCTGGTTCTCGCCGCGCGCGTGCTGATCCCGCTCGGTAGGCGGCGGGGATGGCGCCCGGGCAAAAGCGTGGTGCCGGTACGGCGGCTCGACGGTGAACCGTAA
- a CDS encoding WXG100 family type VII secretion target encodes MNIESLEGWQSLLDKRDKVDGDPEKIRSIAAAWRTASDLTDYTDDVAAAVRDVDNAWHGQSADAFVSYMGRFSTAGQGLSAALSTCASNLSDVAQALEDAKSSIDTIISNTRTAASEYATNHPDATDEQLRSHFTSLLTTANNDAQEHLDNAKTAVSDATTAITGSIDGDYTTQTGSFSTIPDPASQEFTPRKGIPFDWKPTPGYQPPPTRPATPPPATTPTATPPPPPTPPTPEERRSPTSSGTAPAPTS; translated from the coding sequence ATGAACATCGAGAGTTTGGAAGGGTGGCAGTCCCTGCTGGACAAGCGGGACAAGGTGGACGGCGATCCGGAGAAGATCCGCTCGATCGCCGCAGCCTGGCGCACGGCCTCGGACCTGACCGACTACACCGACGACGTCGCCGCCGCCGTGCGCGATGTGGACAACGCCTGGCACGGCCAATCCGCCGACGCCTTCGTCTCCTACATGGGCAGGTTCTCCACCGCCGGCCAAGGACTGTCCGCCGCCCTGAGCACCTGCGCCTCCAACCTCAGCGACGTCGCCCAGGCCCTGGAAGACGCCAAAAGCAGCATCGACACCATCATCTCCAACACCCGCACCGCCGCATCCGAATACGCCACCAACCACCCCGACGCCACCGACGAGCAACTGCGCTCCCACTTCACCAGCCTGCTCACCACCGCCAACAACGACGCCCAAGAACACCTCGACAACGCCAAGACCGCCGTCAGCGACGCCACCACCGCCATCACCGGATCCATCGACGGCGACTACACCACCCAGACCGGCTCCTTCAGCACCATCCCCGACCCCGCCAGCCAGGAGTTCACCCCCCGAAAAGGCATCCCCTTCGACTGGAAACCCACCCCCGGCTACCAACCCCCACCGACCCGGCCGGCTACACCCCCACCGGCTACAACCCCAACGGCTACACCCCCACCACCTCCTACGCCGCCTACACCGGAGGAACGCCGATCCCCTACGTCATCGGGGACGGCACCGGCGCCGACATCGTGA